The Bacteroidota bacterium genome includes the window TTATAAGGTTCGAGTGCTTCTTTTGTAAGTTGTATAGTAACATTGGTTTTTAATTCTCCTGTGAGCGAATATGTACGAAATAAAAGCCGGTCGGGGTCCATAAATTTTTTACCACCTATAATAGCAACAGCCACCGTTTTCTTATCTGCACTTAATGTGGCTCGGGACGATACGACTTGAAATCCTTTCGGAAGATCATATGGGAAAGCTGTAAATACTCCATTTGTCTTAATACCACCTGGTCCATATGCAATAAATGAACCATCTTCTTCATACGAATATTCGTTTAATGATAATGATTCCTCCAGTGTGTTATCTACCCGTTTAATCACTTTAAAATTTTCGTCCAGAATTACGTGCATGCAGAGATTACGGCCTTGATATGTTCTGGTTTTTTTATCGTAACGGAAAATTACTCTGGCCACCGCCATCAGATTCCATTCTTTAATTGATACATTGTGTTTATCCAATAAATCATTCAGTTCAACATTGCCTTTATTATCCTGATGTGGGGTAAAACATTCCGTAGGGCGGCTAGGGATGCCTAAGATTGGTATTGTTTCCAATAATTCAAGGTTATGGTTATAGCGATTAACCACGTAACTTACTGCTTTATAGTTGTCTCCTTCATACCGTACTTCAATCACATCAACAGTTTTTGCATTTACGAAAGCGGAAACTCCTGCGGGGCATTTAATCTCTATAACAGGCTTTAAGGTTTCTTTATCCAGCTTTTGTAATACAGGCAATCCTTTTTTAAGATCTTTGTAGGATATTATAAAAATATTGTTTTCGTTTTCTCCTATGCAATTGACGGGGTTACCATGGTACATGCCGGTGACGTTTTCGAGTGTATGAATTTCACTCCATTGTGCGGGAATATTTTGGCTAAATGCCTGTTGTGAAAAAAAAGCCAGCAAGGTGGCTACTAATGCAGATTTGATAATCATGGTTACATTTTAATGAAGGGTATTTCTCAAAAATAGATACATTTTCACCAAAAGCAAGTCTGTATTCTTCAGATAAAAATATACGGTTGGTTGTAACCTTTTTGTTTGTAAAAAATTGGAAGAATAAAAAAAACCTTTGAATCGTATGATTCAAAGGTTTTTGCAGAATTTTAATTCTTTTTGTCGGGGTGGCAGGATTCGAACCTACGACCTCCACATCCCAAATGTGGCGCGATACCAGGCTACGCTACACCCCGTACAATTTTTTCAAAAGTGCTAAATTTTTGAACTAAGTAATTGTGTTACTCGCCCTTTAAAAACTATGCGGTGAGAGAGGGATTCGAACCCTCGATACACCTTAACAGCGTATGTCGGTTTAGCAAACCGGTGGTTTCAGCCTCTCACCCATCTCACCGTTGCAATTTTTTAAAGGGAGTGCAAATGTAGCATTACCATTGAAAACTCAAAACTTTTGTGCAATTTTTTATAAATTATTTTTAAAAGCTGCGTTTGCACCTTTTGGTGTGCATATAAAAACACTTTGAATATTAGCGCGTTAAAGTAAGCAGTTTGTAAAATTAAATTTTATACAATAGGTGTTATCGTATGCAGTAAAAATGTTCGTTAATTAGCAAAAAATATTTTTAGCCATGGCAAAGGAAAAACCAGTGCATTATAAGTTTCGCGATTTGAAAATTTTTGGTAGTACCGAATGGTTAGCCAATAACGAAAAAAAATACCGTCAGGTTTACGATGTTTCCGAGTGCACCTTCATTTATTGCGAGCTTTCTTTTTTTAATAAATTATTTGATGAACACGATTGGGATGTAAAAGTAAGTTTGAAATGTGTAAATCAGGACGATGGTTCTGAAGTTTGCACCCTATCTGCCGAAAGACAAATAAAGAAAGATGAGAATATAGTATTTGTAAGAGAAGGTTGGGGCGTAAAAACACCGGGCACTTATTGGAAAAAAGGTAATTACCGTTGGGAAGCGTGGATAGATGGCATGTTTATAGGCGAAAGAATGTTTTACATTGTGGATGTAGGAATAGTAAGCGAAGTAGTAAACCCTTATTTTACCATAAAAACCAATAGACTTTACGAAGCCAGCGATGCCAATATAGCACGCAGCGAAAGAAAATACTTAAGTGCTTTTGATACCAAAGAAACACGCTATGTTTGGCTGGAGATAGTTGCCGATAACCTTGTGGTAAGTGAGCAGCCTTGGCCATGCGAAATGAAGTTTAATTTTAAAACACATTCTGGCCAGCTGAAAGGGAGTATTGAAAAATTGTTTTTTATTAGTGGCAGCGATTCAGAATTTGAATGCAGTATTGGTTGGGGAAGCGAGCTAAAAGGCACTTGGGGTTTTGATAATTATAGCATTGAAATTATTTTCATGGATCAGTTAATTGCCACCATTCAATTTGATGTAGGCAATGAATTTGTTATTGAACAAAAACCCAAAGAAGTAAAAGCAAAAAGCAAAAGCGTTGAAAAAGCAAAACCGGTAGAACCTAGTAATGAAAACATAGAAAATATAATGGTAGAGCTCGATAATTTGATTGGGCTTGATTCGATAAAACGTAAGGTTAAAGAATACACTACGTATTTAAATTTTTTAAAAATAAGAAAAGAAAAAGGGTTTGAAGATTCAGAGAGAATAAATCTACATGCCGTATTTACCGGTAACCCCGGAACAGGTAAAACTACTGTAGCCAAAATGCTGGGTAAAATTTATAACCAGTTAGGCTTACTAAGCAAAGGCCACGTAGTAGAAGCAGACAGGAGCGATTTAGTAGCAGAATATATTGGGCAAACAGCGCCCAAAACCAAAGAAATAATTAAGAAAGCCAAAGGAGGCATTTTATTTATTGACGAGGCTTATGCTTTAGCACGTAAAAATGACGATAGCAAAGACTTTGGTAAAGAAGCCATTGAAATTTTACTGAAAGAAATGAGTGATGGTGATGGCGATATTTCGATTATTGCTGCCGGGTATCCTGAAGAAATGAATAATTTTTTAGAGAGCAATCCTGGTATGCGCAGTCGTTTTCAAATGTTTTACGACTTTCCTGATTATGCACCAAAAGAATTGTTAAGTATTGCAGAATATTCATCGCAAAAAAGAGGTATTAGGTTTAATGAAGCATCAAGAGAATTAATATATAAAAAGTTAGTGGATGCATACCGCGATAGAGATAGAATGTTTGGCAATGCCCGTTACGTAAATAGCCTGATTGACGAATCTAAAATGAATATGGGATTGCGCTTGATGCAATTACCCAATCCGCAGGATTTAAGCAATGAAGTATTAAGTACCATTGAAACCGTTGATATAGATAAAGTATTTGGCATACAACAAAAACTATTGACCGATATTCCGGTAGACGAAGAATTGCTGGTTAGTTCACTCGGTGCATTGCACAGTTTAATTGGATTAGAATCTGTAAAAAATGAGATAGATGAATTAGTGAAATTGGTGCGTTTTTACCGCGAAATAGGAAAAGATGTGCGCCAGTCATTTTCATTGCATACCGTTTTTACTGGTAATCCAGGAACAGGTAAAACAACAGTAGCCCGTATTTTAGCCCAAATTTATAAAGCTTTAGGTATACTGGAAAGAGGTAATCTGGTAGAGTGCGATAGACAGGATTTGGTAGGAGGATTTGTGGGGCAAACAGCTATTAAAACCAACGATGTTTTAACCAGAGCCAAAGGAGGTGTTTTGTTTATTGACGAAGCCTATGCCTTGAGCGAAGGAGGAGAAAATGATTTTGGTAAAGAAGCCGTTGAAACCATACTAAAACGCATGGAAGATAACCGTGGTGATTTTATAGTAATAGTGGCTGGTTATACTGATAATATGAAACACTTTTTAGAAAGTAATCCGGGTTTAAGCAGTCGTTTTGATAGAGAAATGCAGTTTGAAGATTATGATGCTTCACAACTACACGATATAGCCTTGAAAATGTTGGCCAATAATGGTATTAAACCAGATGAGAAAGCATCCTTACATATTAAAGCCTATGCTGAGTTTTTATATAAAACACGCAATAAGTTTTTTGGCAATGCCCGTAGTATGCGAAAAGTGGTAGAAGAAGCCATTAAAAACCAACATTTGCGTTTAGCAAAAATTGAAATGAGTGCGCGTACCAAAGAAATGATTTACGAATTGGTTTTTGAAGACGTTGAAGAATTTGTGATTGATGTAAATGCCGTAGCTAATAAACGGACAATTGGATTTAAATAAATATTGAATTAAAAAAGAAAGGCCATTACAATTGTAATGGCCTTTCTTTTTGTTGCTATTTAAAAGGGACCTTAACCAAGGTTTTATCCCAATGAATAACTAAGTTGGCATTGCCCGTGCTGTCCGCATTTTCAAAGGTTAATTTTAACTGTTCTTCAAACGAAGCATCATTATTAGCAGGAACTTCTGTTTGTAGCACATCCGTTTTATGGTCAGCTTCCGTAGCACCCCATCTATCCCAGTCCGTATTGAAATAAATTTTCCAAACATCTTTTCCGGGTACAGCATAAATTTGGTATTTACCGGCTTTTAGTTCCTGGTTATTTACCATAATGTTTTTGTTTACATCAAATATAGTAGCTTCATTAGCACCTAAACGCCAGTAACTACCGTAAGGTTGAAGTACTTTTTCAGCAGGTTCGCTAAAAATAACCCTGCCTTTTTTGTAAGGTTGGCAGTAAGTAATTTCTATTTTTAAATCGCCTTGAGCAAAAGAAGCTTTTGCCTCAGGACTATGTGATTTGGTGTTATTCTTTAAAATAACAAACAAAGCTATTACTACAACAATGAGTATAACAGCAATTAATAATACTTTATTTTTCATAAGCAACTATACAAATAAATCCTTAAATTTTTTATACAAGCTATCCCTTAACTTTCAGATAATAAAGAAATAGAATATGTTTTTTATTACCCATGCCAGTTATTTGCTAAGGCAATAATATATTTGCCAAATGAATATTTTATTGATTGGTTCAGGTGGTCGTGAGCATGCATTTGCTTATAAACTAAAGCAAAGTAAAGAGTGTAAACAACTGTATATTATGCCGGGAAATGCAGGAACTACAGCCTTTGGCCAAAATGTAAAAATTAATCCTAACGATTTTCCTGCCGTGCTTGATTTTAGTTTACAAAACCAAATTGATATGGTAGTAGTAGGCCCGGAAGAGCCATTGGTATTAGGGTTGCGTGATTATTTTGAAGCCAACGAACAAGCAAAAAATATACTATTTGTGGGCCCCGATAAAATGGGTGCCACTATGGAAGGAAGTAAAGACTGGAGCAAAGCCTTTATGTATAAAAATAATATTCCTACAGCAGCTTATCAAACATTTACCAGTCAGAATTTAAACGAAGGTATAGCGTATTTAAAAACGCAAAAAATGCCAATAGTATTAAAAGCCGATGGTTTAGCAGCCGGAAAAGGCGTATTGATTTGTGAAACACTGGAAGAAGCCATCCATGAATTGCAACAAATGATAAGCGATGAAAAGTTTGGGGCAGCCAGTAGTAAAGTAGTTATTGAAGAGTTTCTGAGCGGCATTGAACTATCAGTATTTGTATTAAGTGATGGAAACACTTATAAAATATTGCCAACAGCCAAAGATTATAAGCGCATTGGCGAAGGCGATACCGGTTTAAATACAGGAGGAATGGGTGCTATTTCACCAGTTCCCTTCGCTGATGATGTGTTCATGCAGAAAGTAATTGACAGGATTATTGAACCTACCGTAAAAGGACTTAAAGCCGAAAACATAAAGTATATTGGTTTTATTTTTATTGGATTAATAAAAGTAGGAGAAGAGCCTTTTGTAATAGAATACAATTGCAGAATGGGCGACCCGGAAACAGAAACCGTTTTACCACTTATTGAATCAGATTTTACAGCGCTAATGGTAGCTACTGCAAAAGGCGACTTACATAATATAGATATGAAAATTAGTAGCAAACATGCTGCAACTGTTATGATGGTTTCCAAAGGTTATCCAAACGAATACGAAAAAGGAAAAGTAATGAGCGGTTTTAATCAAGCAGCAGACTCTATGTTATTTCATGCAGGAACAGCACTTAATAATGAAGAAGAGGTTGTAACAAACGGAGGGCGTGTATTAGCCATTACGTCATTTGGTAATTCTTTAAGCGAAGCAGTTCAACAGTCGTTAACCAATGCAGAGAAAATTCAGTACGAAGGAAAGTACTTTAGGAAAGACATTGGCTATGAGTTTAAATAAGTTAAGTCAACTTATTATTAGCAAACAATAACATTAATTTGTAGTACAAAATACAATGACAAAAGAAGATATTATAAAAGCATTATCAACCGTTCAGGAGCCTGATTTGCGTAAGGATTTGGTAAGCTTAAATATGATTAAAGACGTAGTGGTTGATGGTTTAAAAGTAAATTTTACCATTGTATTAACGACTCCCGCTTGCCCTTTAAAAGAAAAGATAGAATCAGATTGTAAAGAGGCTATACACAAGTTAGTGAACGATAAAGCTGAAATTACCATACGCATGACAGCCAATGTAAGCACCAACCGTGCTGATAAATTAACCTTACCCGGAGTAAAAAATATTATTGCGGTAGCAAGTGGTAAAGGAGGAGTTGGTAAAAGTACGGTATCAAGTAATTTAGCCATAGCTTTAGCAGCAAGCGGAGCCAAAGTAGGTTTGTTAGATGCTGATATATATGGGCCTAGTGTACCGATGATGTTTGGCGAAATGGATAGCCAGCCCGAAATGCGCGATATAAATGGTAAGCAGTTTATGATTCCAATTGAAAAGTATGGAATAAAACTATTATCGATTGGTTTTTTAATTAAACCAGAACAGGCCGTAGTTTGGCGAGGGCCAATGGTTTCGTCCGCATTACGCCAGTTTATAAACGATTGTGATTGGGGCGAATTAGATTATTTAATTATAGATTTACCTCCCGGCACAGGCGATATACATTTAACCATGCTGCAGGTAGTACCATTAACAGGTATAGTAATGGTAACAACACCACAAGCCATAGCTTTGGCAGATGCTTATAAAGCAGCTACCATGTTTAGTATGACGCCTGTTAAGGTGCCTATTTTAGGCATAGTAGAAAACATGGCCTATTTTACTCCCGAAGAATTGCCCGACAATAAATATTATATTTTTGGTAAAGACGGAGGTTCCAATATGGCACATGAATTAAACGTAAGCCTCTTAGGACAGATTCCGATATATATGAGCTTACGCGAAGGTGGCGATAGCGGAAAACCTGCTTCGTTAGATAAAACTACCCCAGTATTTAAAGCGTTTGAAAAAGTGGCCCAAAATGTAGCCCAGTTGGTTTCCATTATTAATTCGGCCGAAAATAAAACAGTTAGTGCCGAATAGTTGTTGAATAAATTATATTTGAAAAGATGAACGAATTGATGCGAGATAAAATTGAAATTGCTTTAAATAGCATGCGACCATTTTTACAAGCCGATGGTGGCGATGTAGAGTTGGTTGATATAACAGAAAACATGGAAGTACATTTACGCTTAAAAGGCAATTGCAGTAGTTGCGATATCAGTCATATTACCATGAAAGCGGGTATAGAAAACGGAATCAGAAACGCTTTACCCGAAGTAACCAAGGTAATAGCCGTAAATTAGTAGTTAATGGTCGATGGACAAAGGACGATAGTTTTATAGAAAAAGGTTGGCGAATGCCAGCCTTTTTTGTTTTCCAGATTCCTCTATTGTCTATCAACTATCGTCTAAAATACTTCACAAACAATTAACTTACTTAATATAAAATATTGTTTTATTTTGCACGGCTTTTAATCAATGAAAAATAGAGTAGTATTAACCATAGCTATAGTTTTTTGTATAAGTGCTGTAAAAGCCCAAATACTGCCAACGTTTGGAAATAGCCGGACGGGAGGCAGTGGTATGCAGTTCTTAAAAATTACCCCTGATGCACGTTCAGCAGCCATGGGTGGTGCCGTAGTGGGTTTAACCAACGATGCTTCCGCTATGTATTGGAATCCAGCAGGCATTACAGCTATTGACACCGGTAAGTTTACAGCCCAGTTAGGCCATACCATTTATATTGCTTCAAGTAGGGTAAATTATGGTGCGGTGGTAATGAAAGTAGGTAAGCTTAGTTTTGTAGGTATCAATGTAATCAGTCTTGATTATGGCAATAACAAAGAAACAACCGTATTACAACCTACCGGAACAGGCAGAAATGTAATTTTAGGCAGTACATCCATAGGCGTAAGTTTTGCCAAAATATTAACTAATAATTTTAGTTTTGGCTTGCAGGCAAAATTTGCTCAGGAGCTAATAGCCAATGTAGCTGTTAATAATGTTTTATTCGATTTAGGATTAACCTACAATATAGGTATTAAAAATGCCCGCTTTGGTGTGTCGTTTTCAAATTTTGGTGTAAACGTAGCACCCACAGGCAGTGTAACCATTTTAAAATTAGATGGCGAAACGCAAAAGAATGATTTTGCCGATGTATCAGCACCCGCTATTTTTCGTTTAGGTTTTGCCATTGACCCAATTAAACAAGGCCCTCATTTATTAACAGCAGCCATGCAGTTAAACCACCCAACAGATAACAATGAAACATTGGCTCTTGGCGCAGAGTATTCTTGGAAAAAAGTATTGGTAGGACGTAGCGGCTGGGAGTTTGGTTTAGACGAAAGCAATAATTTCCCGTCACTGGGTTTTGGCATTCGTTTACCACGCAGCTTTGGTAGTTTTGGAATTGATTATGGTTTGGTAAGCAAATCACGCAGTGGCAATATCCATCGTTTAGGTTTATTGTTTACCATTAAATAGTAGTTAAGCAAATGAGTTCAATTAGAAATATATTTATTTTATTTATCCTGCTGGCATTTGTTGCTTCGTGTTCAATTTTTGGCGACAAGCAGAACGATACCGTTGACGATGTTTTAAAGCAAGGACAAATAGATCCTAATTTAGTGCCCAAAGCAGTAAGTTATGTACCCATATTTCCATTCTTTAAAGGTTTTCAGCATCCGGTTGATATTTATGTAGGTTACGATGAAATGATTTATGTAATAGATGATAAAGGCTTAAACATATTAGATCAAAAAGGAACCTTAGCACAAATTATTGCTATTCCGGGAGCTACAGAAGTAACTCAGGACAGACGTTTACATACTTACGTAATAGGAAAAGTTTTTGACAGTGGAGTAAATGCAACCGTTACTTGTGTGTACCATTTAAAAGGAACAGGGCAGGGAAATTACGAATTTGTTGATACACTGATTCATCCATTTTGTGATGCTTCGCGCCAAAGTACCCAATACCGTGGTGCTGACGATGAAGCTGTTGAGTTTACAGGCATAGCTTGTTTGTTTGACAATACCTTATACGTTGGCCGTAAAGGACCAAGAAACGAAACAGGAACCTTTATTCGCCCGGATAATGCCATATTGGTTTTTAGCCAGGATGGAGAAAATATTGGCTACGCAGCTGGTTTAAATCCCAATGAATCAAGCTTAAAAACAGCGGTTGGCATTTCAGGGTTAGCTACCTACGCAGCACCACCACAACGTTTACAAGGTATCAGTACCTCAAAAAATATATTCTTAACTTCCAATAACCAAACAGCTAATCTGGAGTATAAAGCACTTTCTATCAATGTAATTGATGACCCAGATTTAGGAACACAATACACGGAGAATGCCAGCTTTTTAAATTTTGATATAAGCAAAGCAAGCACTTTTTTATATGAACCATTCCGCTTTAAAAAACCGGAAGACTGCTTTATAGCACCAGACGCAACCAATTATATTTTTGTAGTTGATAGCGAAACAGATTCAGTTTACGTGTTTACCAACCAGGGTTTTGAAGGTGTAAATCCTCCGGCTAACTCAGGTATAAAAAAGCAGGTAAATGTTTCGTTTGGTGGCAGGGCTGCCGATGGTCAGCCAACAGATGGTCCGTTTAACTTTAACAACCCGATGGGTATTTGTTATAACAGGCGCATGATTTACGTAGCCGATAAAGACAATAACCGTATTTGCCGCTATAAGTTAAATACCGACTTAGAATAACCGCTTTATAAAGCTCAAAAACAGCCTTTTCTTATTCTTTGATACTGCCCGTTTTTGCATTTTTAAAAATTGTAAAACGTGTTTTGTGCAATCGTTGTTATACTAATCCAATAAAAATATATATTCGCCCAAAACTAAAATATACTATGAATTTTCAATTTACCGAAGAACATTTAAACGTACAGCAAGCTGCCCGCGATTTTGCGCAAACCGAATTATTACCAGGCGTAATTGAACGCGATGAACACCAAAAATTCCCTATGGAACAAGTTAAAAAACTAGGCGAACTTGGTTTTTTAGGTATGATGGTAGATCCAAAATACGGTGGAAGTGGTATGGATACGGTAAGTTATGTATTAGCTATGGAAGAGTTCTCAAAAGTTGATGCATCAGCTTCAGTTGTTGTTTCAGTAAATAACTCATTGGTATGCTGGGGACTTGAAAATTTTGCAAACGAAGAACAAAAACAAAAGTACTTAGTGCCAATGGCAAGTGGTAAATGCTGGGGTGCTTTTTTGCTTTCAGAGCCTGAAGCAGGTAGCGATGCTACCAGCCAGCAAACAACTGCCGAAGATAAAGGAGACTATTACTTATTAAACGGTACCAAAAACTGGATTACCAATGGTAATACAGCCGAATATTACTTGGTAATAGCACAAACCGATGTAGAGAAAAAACACAAAGGTATTAATGCGTTTATAGTTGAAAAAAACTGGCCGGGCGTTACAGTTGGTAAAAAAGAAGACAAATTAGGTATCAGAGGTAGCGATACCCATTCTATTATGTTTAGCGATGTAAAGGTGCCAAAAGAAAACCGCATAGGTGAAGATGGCTTCGGGTTTAAATTTGCCATGAAAACCTTAGCAGGTGGCCGTATAGGTATTGCTTCGCAAGCATTGGGAATAGCAAGCGGTGCTTACGAGTTAGCTTTGGCTTATTCAAAACAACGCAAAGCATTTGGTACTGAAATTATGAACCACCAAGCCATCCAGTTTAAGTTAGCTGATATGGCAACCAATATAGAAGCAGCACGTTTGCTTTGTTTAAAAGCAGCTTATTTAAAAGATACCCATGGCGATTATGCTTTGGCCAGTTCAATGGCTAAATTGTTCTCTTCACAAGTAGCTATGGATACTACCATTGAAGCCGTTCAAATACATGGTGGTTACGGTTTTGTAAAAGAATACCACGTTGAACGTTTAATGCGCGATGCTAAAATTACCCAAATTTATGAGGGTACCAGCGAAGTACAAAAAATTGTTATCTCAAGAGAAATCTTAAAATAGTATTTATAAATGGTTGCATAAAAAACCCGTTCAGTAAATTTACTAAACGGGTTTTTTAAGTTAACACTTTATGTATTATTTAATTTCAAAAGTATTCATAAAGGCAGTAGTAAAATTACCGGCTTTAAAATCTTCGTTTTGCATTAATTGTAATTGCAAAGGTATAGTGGTTTTTAAGCCTGGTCCTTCAATAATAAACTCACCCAAAGCGCGCTCCATTTTTATAATGGCTTCTTCACGTGTTTGTGCACTTACAATCATTTTAGCAATCATGCTATCATAATTAGAAGGTATAGTATAACCAGCATACACATGCGTGTCAACCCTAACTCCATGACCGCCCGGTTTATGTAAATATTCAATTTTACCCGGTGTTGGTCTAAAGTTATTGTATGGATCTTCGGCATTAATACGTACTTCAATACAATGTTTGGTAGGGTAGTGGTCTTTACCGCTAATAGGTATACCGGCAGCAATTAATATTTGCTCTTTTACTAAGTCGTAGTTAATTACTTCTTCTGTAACCGGATGCTCTACTTGAATACGTGTATTCATTTCCATGAAATAGAAGTTTCTGTGTTTGTCAACCAAAAACTCTATGGTACCTAAGCCTTCGTATCCAATAGCTGAAGCTCCTTTTTTAGCGGCTTCACCCATTTTTTCTCTTAACTCAGGAGTCATGAACGGGGATGGAGATTCTTCTATCAGTTTTTGATGTCTGCGTTGTATTGAACAATCTCTTTCTGATAAATGACAAACTTTTCCGTATTGATCACCTGCTAACTGTATTTCTATATGGCGAGGTTCTTCTACATATTTTTCCATGTAAATACCATCATTTCCAAAAGCAGCTTTTGCTTCTTGTTTGGCGCTATCCCAGTTTTTTTCAAACTCTTCTGCTTTCCAAATAATACGCATTCCACGTCCACCACCACCGGCAGTTGCTTTTATAATAACGGGGTAACCAATGCCTTCGGCCAATTTAATACCTTCTTCAAAACCACTTAATAGTCCATCAGAACCGGGAATTACTGGAACACCCGCTTTTTTCATGGTGTCTTTGGCATTGGCTTTATCGCCCATGGCATTAATCATTTCAGGGCTGGCACCAATAAACTTGATACCGTGGTCTTTACATATTTGGCTAAACTTAGCATTCTCACTTAAAAAGCCATAACCCGGATGTATTGCATCTGCATTGGTAATTTCAGCAGCAGCAATAATATTGGCCATATTTAAATAAGATTGTTGTGAAGGTGGGGGGCCAATACA containing:
- the accC gene encoding acetyl-CoA carboxylase biotin carboxylase subunit; the protein is MFKKILIANRGEIALRVIRTAREMGIKTVAVYSTADKESLHVRFADEAVCIGPPPSQQSYLNMANIIAAAEITNADAIHPGYGFLSENAKFSQICKDHGIKFIGASPEMINAMGDKANAKDTMKKAGVPVIPGSDGLLSGFEEGIKLAEGIGYPVIIKATAGGGGRGMRIIWKAEEFEKNWDSAKQEAKAAFGNDGIYMEKYVEEPRHIEIQLAGDQYGKVCHLSERDCSIQRRHQKLIEESPSPFMTPELREKMGEAAKKGASAIGYEGLGTIEFLVDKHRNFYFMEMNTRIQVEHPVTEEVINYDLVKEQILIAAGIPISGKDHYPTKHCIEVRINAEDPYNNFRPTPGKIEYLHKPGGHGVRVDTHVYAGYTIPSNYDSMIAKMIVSAQTREEAIIKMERALGEFIIEGPGLKTTIPLQLQLMQNEDFKAGNFTTAFMNTFEIK